From Thunnus albacares chromosome 22, fThuAlb1.1, whole genome shotgun sequence, the proteins below share one genomic window:
- the zbtb4 gene encoding daf-12-interacting protein 1 isoform X2: MEANHVLNLRKKSYIFRGLVMVSGEKVWDPLHAGLIQSRLSEQHLAAGLTPLCNLTHTATKDTTCHQSQQLSTLSSPLLSLVAPDTLHPFKAFSPLHTPVNFCGSNKIKGLHKPVRCLGAASQPEEEEEEGEAEQLEMKGKRHGGRGEAMMEDRLEDMADGPKNAKITLSFPLSAGPLPASLTSPNHCRSSSSSSPSPHRRRPSSKSSDEGSLWKLDATMDVKHRPFKAQRHDSSPSSSPSSSSSPMTVHSLIRKDIKSPPPLKCSKLNPETQFHKSPPRSSSGSLGGCYGGDGWDERHRVTNGTASPSQTAQILFSLGTSAYQRGGDAERREKITGRPAGKVGSPHGPSLHPPTLHLPPPLPPPPPPPSEGLTAPPHSSSYSPTDSLKPELICGVCHRLFSSASSLTVHMRLHRGSRALSCRFCGKVFIHSKRLQSHEASCRVPGLPSNSPPSLSVQPKEEPLEEGEVRVEGGMIVGETDISKARPGKKARSLLARIQGDDAAATELLASDENHFVKVVDGNVIYFCSVCERSYMTLSSLKRHSNVHSWRRKYPCHYCDKVFALAEYRTKHEVWHTGERRYQCIFCWDAFATYYNLKTHQKAIHGINPSLISSEKTANGGYKQKANALKLYRLLPMRSQKRPYKTYSDSLHNCLLMPPTETSSVSLPGLGCALGPEDLQSLISGAHPQSVKPDPDAFPDGFPVSVAAEHGDLSPLTPHPQTDMPQVRKHESEALELEQGRSSGSFKMSSSGKTKTPKTGSGTDTSMPSVITYGHTKPSVIVHGTAVSSSVIVHSNQVSSGSEKSPVNSLSPETSNSQTSHKGIPRSIKKQRDSADNHKKRSRDCSDTTEEGSRGRHDAETSRSFHKSRKSHGKSELSNSKQLSTSVGSQGKEAGPLCQITVRIGEEAIVKRSISETDLRRDKGLSPPKTKRSETSSVREAKELRHSHSHHHHKHRVHHRASLESEADDKEVDCEEEEEEEEEEEEEEEEVVKKSSKSSDEVREYYFRREVREQESDHDTEDNLWRPYYSYKPKRKAQAHLQRVKSWQRKLKYKRSIRLKRRAERLKNRVNKETEKSQDEEEDGKIDEAEKLSKANTEKREGKKKDYLCASLKDKNKEAEKHVKEACHEVSTPPLHSPKPPLSTSVAPTGIKRRPWTNGNAAECGTCGRWFSSPRKRDKHELSHLLEFVCLFCRATFPSRDKLEDHQRAQHPKPTESPSVPPKVALGEQVEGAGVKSVPEIAKYDEEKGGQLGLLGRNSSPSRLSRRALSRHTCPQCHKVCKTSSALTRHIRRHELSSSPEREKEDKDSEQKTTETVVKTVSRDQETENGQVPSALSVSVISYSTPDPPSDCLASQQHEDHLSEPTDEHQMSESSDKPEPTELTHPAPEREPSPKIADPPSEIPVNLTPTKPEFTPAAPSTLQSVLVMNGSECLDYRTPSKKNLDSQIHRIPSPVHIVASTNTSPNMPMTSQTRITTAAPPVSMTTVPSSEGGFMKRDGVIMDRERQGGSGVFLHTGYEEPPLVQDLRVQSMSRSPSPNEAQDLTMSSILAREREIERQREKERELERQRERERDKEMAKEREKEIERAQQMSRVAHAPEDQIALLVPKEEPLSPVPSPQHIPTQTTMNGPSSHRHTPKSPCRSPTAIGLVAQANRQVHSSSQGLDRLTLPTGAAGVGDRPSAHALLLPRAPQPPEPEHQDIVSSRDPQQGETTPVGFPAQDYPLPLIVPDSYHSGKKQEENLLMSSYPAAAHPFGPLGKVMVPNGGDLAKLPFYPDPYQLLYGPQLLAYPYNLAALPVALNMMAPGGDKVEPLPFLPAIFNYAATAGPYMGAAPHPLVANPSLYSSSSGSGKKQRDSSSSKP, encoded by the coding sequence ATTTCGGGGGCTGGTCATGGTGTCCGGTGAGAAGGTGTGGGACCCCCTCCATGCGGGCCTTATTCAGTCACGTCTGAGTGAACAACACCTGGCTGCTGGACTAACTCCCCTCTGCAACCTCACACATACTGCAACTAAGGACACCACGTGCCACCAGAGTCAGCAGTTGTCAACTTTGTCTTCCCCGCTGCTGTCATTAGTGGCTCCAGACACTCTTCACCCATTCAAGGCCTTCTCACCGTTACACACTCCTGTCAATTTCTGCGGCTCAAACAAGATCAAAGGGCTACACAAACCAGTCCGCTGTCTTGGAGCGGCCTCTCAgcctgaagaagaggaggaggaaggggaagCTGAGCAGCTTGAGATGAAGGGTAAAAGGCATGGAGGCCGGGGAGAGGCCATGATGGAGGACAGGCTGGAGGACATGGCTGATGGAcctaaaaatgcaaaaatcacCCTAAGCTTCCCACTTAGTGCTGGACCCCTCCCAGCCTCTCTGACATCTCCAAACCACTGTCGTAGCTCCTCTTCGTCCTCCCCTTCCCCCCACCGACGACGGCCATCCTCTAAGAGCTCCGATGAGGGTTCACTGTGGAAACTGGATGCTACCATGGACGTAAAGCACAGACCTTTTAAGGCCCAGAGGCACGACAGCTCTCCGTCCtcttcaccctcctcctcctcatctcccaTGACTGTTCATTCACTTATCAGGAAGGATATAAAATCCCCGCCTCCTCTGAAGTGCTCTAAACTCAATCCAGAGACTCAGTTTCACAAGTCGCCCCCAAGATCCTCCAGCGGGTCTTTAGGGGGCTGTTATGGTGGAGATGGATGGGATGAAAGGCACAGGGTGACCAACGGTACAGCCTCACCCTCTCAAACTGCCCAGATCCTCTTCAGTCTGGGCACGTCAGCCTATCAGAGAGGCGGGGatgcagagaggagggagaaaataACAGGAAGACCAGCTGGGAAGGTGGGAAGCCCTCATGGACCAAGtctccacccacccaccctccacctccctcccccactaccaccaccaccacctcccccaTCTGAGGGTCTTACTGCCCCCCCACATTCGTCCTCTTACTCCCCTACTGACAGCCTGAAGCCCGAGCTGATCTGTGGGGTGTGCCATCGGCTCTTCAGCTCAGCCTCCTCGCTGACAGTCCACATGCGGCTGCATCGTGGCAGCCGCGCCCTCAGCTGCCGTTTCTGTGGCAAAGTCTTCATCCACAGCAAGAGACTGCAATCCCACGAGGCCTCCTGCAGGGTGCCAGGCCTACCCTCCAACAGCCCTCCTTCTCTCAGTGTGCAGCCAAAGGAGGAGCCGCTGGAGGAGGGTGAGGTGAGAGTGGAGGGGGGGATGATTGTGGGAGAAACAGACATCAGTAAGGCGCGGCCAGGGAAGAAAGCGCGGAGCCTACTGGCACGAATCCAAGGTGATGATGCAGCAGCCACAGAGCTACTGGCAAGTGATGAGAACCATTTTGTGAAGGTGGTAGACGGCAATGTCATTTActtctgctctgtgtgtgagcGTTCCTACATGACCTTATCCAGCCTCAAGCGTCACTCTAATGTGCACTCATGGCGCCGCAAATATCCATGCCATTATTGCGACAAGGTCTTTGCCCTGGCTGAGTACCGCACAAAGCATGAGGTGTGGCACACAGGAGAACGGCGCTACCAGTGCATCTTCTGCTGGGATGCCTTCGCTACCTACTACAATCTCAAAACACACCAGAAGGCCATTCATGGCATTAATCCCAGCCTCATCTCCAGTGAAAAGACAGCTAATGGGGGTTATAAGCAGAAGGCTAACGCCCTCAAGCTCTACCGCCTTCTCCCCATGCGCTCCCAGAAGAGACCCTACAAGACCTACAGTGACAGTTTGCATAATTGCCTGCTTATGCCACCAACTGAAACATCTTCCGTGTCCCTGCCCGGCCTGGGCTGCGCTCTGGGACCTGAAGACCTACAAAGCCTCATCAGTGGGGCCCACCCTCAGAGTGTAAAGCCTGACCCAGATGCCTTCCCCGATGGATTCCCTGTTTCTGTGGCTGCTGAGCACGGGGACCTCTCCCCACTAACACCCCACCCCCAAACGGACATGCCCCAAGTTAGAAAACATGAGAGTGAGGCCCTAGAGTTAGAGCAGGGTAGAAGCAGTGGCAGCTTCAAAATGTCTAGTAGCGGCAAAACCAAAACTCCTAAGACTGGGAGTGGCACAGACACAAGCATGCCTTCTGTGATAACATATGGCCATACAAAACCCTCTGTCATAGTTCATGGAACAGCAGTGTCATCCTCTGTTATTGTGCATAGCAACCAAGTCTCCTCTGGAAGTGAAAAAAGCCCAGTGAACAGCTTGTCCCCTGAAACCAGCAACAGTCAGACGTCACATAAGGGCATTCCCAGATcaatcaaaaaacaaagagataGTGCAGACAACCATAAAAAGAGATCCAGAGACTGTTCAGATACAACAGAGGAGGGCTCAAGAGGTAGACATGACGCAGAGACAAGCAGATCATTTCACAAATCACGAAAGTCCCATGGCAAGAGCGAGCTCTCTAACTCAAAGCAGCTCTCAACATCCGTAGGGTCACAGGGCAAAGAGGCAGGGCCGCTGTGCCAGATTACTGTACGTATTGGTGAGGAAGCCATAGTAAAGCGCAGCATCTCTGAGACAGACCTTAGGAGAGACAAAGGCCTTTCCCCCCCAAAAACCAAGAGAAGTGAAACATCATCTGTGCGGGAGGCCAAGGAACTCCGTCACTCTCACTCCCACCATCACCATAAACACCGTGTCCACCACAGAGCCAGCCTGGAATCAGAGGCTGATGACAAAGAAGTAGattgtgaggaggaggaggaggaggaggaggaggaggaggaagaggaggaggaggttgtgAAAAAGAGCTCCAAATCCTCTGATGAAGTGAGGGAATACTACTTCCGTCGAGAGGTGCGTGAGCAAGAGAGTGACCATGACACGGAGGACAATTTATGGCGGCCTTACTATTCATACAAGCCTAAGAGAAAGGCCCAAGCACATCTGCAGAGGGTCAAGAGCTGGCAGAGGAAACTGAAGTACAAGCGCTCCATCCGGCtgaagaggagagcagagaggcttAAAAACCGTGTgaataaagagacagagaaatcacaagatgaggaagaggatgggAAGATTGATGAGGCTGAAAAACTGTCTAAAGCTAACAcggaaaagagagagggaaaaaagaaagattatcTCTGTGCCTCtttaaaggacaaaaacaaagaagcagaaaaacatgttaaggAGGCCTGTCATGAGGTTTCCACCCCTCCTCTGCACTCTCCAAAGCCTCCTCTGTCTACCTCAGTGGCTCCTACGGGAATAAAGAGGCGGCCATGGACTAATGGGAATGCAGCAGAGTGTGGTACATGTGGCCGCTGGTTCTCAAGCCCCAGGAAGCGAGACAAACACGAGCTGAGCCATCTGCTGGAGTTTGTATGTCTCTTCTGCCGAGCCACTTTCCCCTCAAGGGATAAATTGGAAGATCACCAGAGAGCCCAGCATCCCAAGCCTACTGAGTCACCCTCTGTGCCCCCTAAAGTAGCCCTTGGCGAACAAGTAGAAGGGGCCGGGGTCAAGTCTGTGCCGGAGATAGCAAagtatgatgaagaaaaaggGGGGCAACTGGGCTTACTAGGGAGAAATTCTAGTCCAAGTCGCCTAAGCAGAAGAGCATTATCACGGCACACCTGTCCACAGTGTCATAAGGTGTGCAAGACGTCTTCAGCACTAACCCGCCATATCCGACGCCATGAGTTAAGCAGTTccccagagagagaaaaggaagataAAGACTCAGagcaaaaaacaacagagacagTTGTTAAAACTGTTAGCAGAGaccaagagactgaaaatggaCAGGTTCCCAGtgctctctctgtttcagtTATCAGCTATTCAACACCAGACCCGCCCAGTGACTGTTTGGCATCACAGCAGCATGAGGACCATCTCAGTGAACCGACAGATGAACATCAGATGTCAGAATCCAGCGATAAACCTGAACCGACAGAGCTCACACATCCAGCTCCTGAGAGAGAGCCGAGCCCAAAAATTGCAGACCCTCCATCAGAAATCCCAGTTAACCTTACACCCACCAAACCCGAATTCACGCCTGCCGCGCCCTCTACTCTCCAGAGTGTGTTAGTCATGAATGGATCTGAATGTCTGGACTACCGCACCCCCAGCAAAAAGAACTTAGACAGCCAGATCCACAGAATACCCAGCCCTGTGCACATCGTGGCATCCACCAACACCTCTCCAAATATGCCCATGACATCACAGACCAGAATAACcactgctgctcctcctgtttCCATGACAACGGTTCCCAGCTCTGAGGGGGGATTCATGAAACGGGATGGGGTCATTatggacagagagaggcagggtGGCAGTGGTGTATTTCTGCATACAGGTTATGAGGAACCACCGCTGGTCCAAGATCTCAGAGTCCAGTCAATGTCCAGGAGCCCCTCTCCCAACGAAGCACAAGACCTGACCATGTCCTCTATACtagcgagagagagggagatagagaggcaaagagagaaagagagggagctcgagagacagagagaaagggagagggacAAAGAAATggcaaaagaaagagaaaaagagattgAGAGGGCTCAGCAGATGAGTAGAGTTGCACATGCCCCAGAGGACCAGATTGCTCTGTTGGTCCCCAAAGAGGAGCCCTTGAGCCCTGTGCCGTCCCCCCAGCATATCCCCACTCAAACCACTATGAATGGACCCTCCTCACACAGGCACACTCCTAAGTCCCCCTGCCGGTCCCCCACAGCTATTGGACTCGTAGCTCAAGCCAACCGTCAGGTTCACTCCAGTTCACAAGGACTCGACAGACTCACACTGCCCACTGGAGCAGCTGGTGTTGGTGACCGCCCCTCTGCCCATGCTCTGCTTCTCCCCCGAGCCCCTCAACCACCTGAGCCAGAGCACCAGGACATTGTTTCTTCCAGAGATCCCCAGCAGGGGGAGACCACCCCAGTGGGCTTCCCTGCCCAGGACTATCCCCTACCCCTCATCGTGCCAGACAGTTACCACTCTGGTAAGAAGCAGGAGGAAAACCTGCTCATGTCCTCCTATCCTGCTGCAGCTCATCCCTTCGGCCCGCTGGGAAAGGTCATGGTCCCTAACGGCGGGGACTTGGCCAAGCTGCCATTCTATCCAGACCCTTACCAGCTGCTCTATGGGCCTCAGCTTCTGGCCTACCCTTATAACCTGGCGGCTCTTCCTGTGGCTCTGAATATGATGGCACCTGGGGGAGACAAGGTAGAGCCTCTGCCCTTCCTCCCCGCCATCTTCAACTACGCCGCCACTGCTGGGCCTTACATGGGCGCAGCACCTCACCCCCTTGTGGCCAATCCCAGCctctacagcagcagcagcggcagcggcAAGAAGCAGcgagacagcagcagcagcaaaccaTAG
- the zbtb4 gene encoding daf-12-interacting protein 1 isoform X1 yields MISIAKTLHNHIFNAEAGSQQAVKRAPSTALRRFRGLVMVSGEKVWDPLHAGLIQSRLSEQHLAAGLTPLCNLTHTATKDTTCHQSQQLSTLSSPLLSLVAPDTLHPFKAFSPLHTPVNFCGSNKIKGLHKPVRCLGAASQPEEEEEEGEAEQLEMKGKRHGGRGEAMMEDRLEDMADGPKNAKITLSFPLSAGPLPASLTSPNHCRSSSSSSPSPHRRRPSSKSSDEGSLWKLDATMDVKHRPFKAQRHDSSPSSSPSSSSSPMTVHSLIRKDIKSPPPLKCSKLNPETQFHKSPPRSSSGSLGGCYGGDGWDERHRVTNGTASPSQTAQILFSLGTSAYQRGGDAERREKITGRPAGKVGSPHGPSLHPPTLHLPPPLPPPPPPPSEGLTAPPHSSSYSPTDSLKPELICGVCHRLFSSASSLTVHMRLHRGSRALSCRFCGKVFIHSKRLQSHEASCRVPGLPSNSPPSLSVQPKEEPLEEGEVRVEGGMIVGETDISKARPGKKARSLLARIQGDDAAATELLASDENHFVKVVDGNVIYFCSVCERSYMTLSSLKRHSNVHSWRRKYPCHYCDKVFALAEYRTKHEVWHTGERRYQCIFCWDAFATYYNLKTHQKAIHGINPSLISSEKTANGGYKQKANALKLYRLLPMRSQKRPYKTYSDSLHNCLLMPPTETSSVSLPGLGCALGPEDLQSLISGAHPQSVKPDPDAFPDGFPVSVAAEHGDLSPLTPHPQTDMPQVRKHESEALELEQGRSSGSFKMSSSGKTKTPKTGSGTDTSMPSVITYGHTKPSVIVHGTAVSSSVIVHSNQVSSGSEKSPVNSLSPETSNSQTSHKGIPRSIKKQRDSADNHKKRSRDCSDTTEEGSRGRHDAETSRSFHKSRKSHGKSELSNSKQLSTSVGSQGKEAGPLCQITVRIGEEAIVKRSISETDLRRDKGLSPPKTKRSETSSVREAKELRHSHSHHHHKHRVHHRASLESEADDKEVDCEEEEEEEEEEEEEEEEVVKKSSKSSDEVREYYFRREVREQESDHDTEDNLWRPYYSYKPKRKAQAHLQRVKSWQRKLKYKRSIRLKRRAERLKNRVNKETEKSQDEEEDGKIDEAEKLSKANTEKREGKKKDYLCASLKDKNKEAEKHVKEACHEVSTPPLHSPKPPLSTSVAPTGIKRRPWTNGNAAECGTCGRWFSSPRKRDKHELSHLLEFVCLFCRATFPSRDKLEDHQRAQHPKPTESPSVPPKVALGEQVEGAGVKSVPEIAKYDEEKGGQLGLLGRNSSPSRLSRRALSRHTCPQCHKVCKTSSALTRHIRRHELSSSPEREKEDKDSEQKTTETVVKTVSRDQETENGQVPSALSVSVISYSTPDPPSDCLASQQHEDHLSEPTDEHQMSESSDKPEPTELTHPAPEREPSPKIADPPSEIPVNLTPTKPEFTPAAPSTLQSVLVMNGSECLDYRTPSKKNLDSQIHRIPSPVHIVASTNTSPNMPMTSQTRITTAAPPVSMTTVPSSEGGFMKRDGVIMDRERQGGSGVFLHTGYEEPPLVQDLRVQSMSRSPSPNEAQDLTMSSILAREREIERQREKERELERQRERERDKEMAKEREKEIERAQQMSRVAHAPEDQIALLVPKEEPLSPVPSPQHIPTQTTMNGPSSHRHTPKSPCRSPTAIGLVAQANRQVHSSSQGLDRLTLPTGAAGVGDRPSAHALLLPRAPQPPEPEHQDIVSSRDPQQGETTPVGFPAQDYPLPLIVPDSYHSGKKQEENLLMSSYPAAAHPFGPLGKVMVPNGGDLAKLPFYPDPYQLLYGPQLLAYPYNLAALPVALNMMAPGGDKVEPLPFLPAIFNYAATAGPYMGAAPHPLVANPSLYSSSSGSGKKQRDSSSSKP; encoded by the coding sequence ATTTCGGGGGCTGGTCATGGTGTCCGGTGAGAAGGTGTGGGACCCCCTCCATGCGGGCCTTATTCAGTCACGTCTGAGTGAACAACACCTGGCTGCTGGACTAACTCCCCTCTGCAACCTCACACATACTGCAACTAAGGACACCACGTGCCACCAGAGTCAGCAGTTGTCAACTTTGTCTTCCCCGCTGCTGTCATTAGTGGCTCCAGACACTCTTCACCCATTCAAGGCCTTCTCACCGTTACACACTCCTGTCAATTTCTGCGGCTCAAACAAGATCAAAGGGCTACACAAACCAGTCCGCTGTCTTGGAGCGGCCTCTCAgcctgaagaagaggaggaggaaggggaagCTGAGCAGCTTGAGATGAAGGGTAAAAGGCATGGAGGCCGGGGAGAGGCCATGATGGAGGACAGGCTGGAGGACATGGCTGATGGAcctaaaaatgcaaaaatcacCCTAAGCTTCCCACTTAGTGCTGGACCCCTCCCAGCCTCTCTGACATCTCCAAACCACTGTCGTAGCTCCTCTTCGTCCTCCCCTTCCCCCCACCGACGACGGCCATCCTCTAAGAGCTCCGATGAGGGTTCACTGTGGAAACTGGATGCTACCATGGACGTAAAGCACAGACCTTTTAAGGCCCAGAGGCACGACAGCTCTCCGTCCtcttcaccctcctcctcctcatctcccaTGACTGTTCATTCACTTATCAGGAAGGATATAAAATCCCCGCCTCCTCTGAAGTGCTCTAAACTCAATCCAGAGACTCAGTTTCACAAGTCGCCCCCAAGATCCTCCAGCGGGTCTTTAGGGGGCTGTTATGGTGGAGATGGATGGGATGAAAGGCACAGGGTGACCAACGGTACAGCCTCACCCTCTCAAACTGCCCAGATCCTCTTCAGTCTGGGCACGTCAGCCTATCAGAGAGGCGGGGatgcagagaggagggagaaaataACAGGAAGACCAGCTGGGAAGGTGGGAAGCCCTCATGGACCAAGtctccacccacccaccctccacctccctcccccactaccaccaccaccacctcccccaTCTGAGGGTCTTACTGCCCCCCCACATTCGTCCTCTTACTCCCCTACTGACAGCCTGAAGCCCGAGCTGATCTGTGGGGTGTGCCATCGGCTCTTCAGCTCAGCCTCCTCGCTGACAGTCCACATGCGGCTGCATCGTGGCAGCCGCGCCCTCAGCTGCCGTTTCTGTGGCAAAGTCTTCATCCACAGCAAGAGACTGCAATCCCACGAGGCCTCCTGCAGGGTGCCAGGCCTACCCTCCAACAGCCCTCCTTCTCTCAGTGTGCAGCCAAAGGAGGAGCCGCTGGAGGAGGGTGAGGTGAGAGTGGAGGGGGGGATGATTGTGGGAGAAACAGACATCAGTAAGGCGCGGCCAGGGAAGAAAGCGCGGAGCCTACTGGCACGAATCCAAGGTGATGATGCAGCAGCCACAGAGCTACTGGCAAGTGATGAGAACCATTTTGTGAAGGTGGTAGACGGCAATGTCATTTActtctgctctgtgtgtgagcGTTCCTACATGACCTTATCCAGCCTCAAGCGTCACTCTAATGTGCACTCATGGCGCCGCAAATATCCATGCCATTATTGCGACAAGGTCTTTGCCCTGGCTGAGTACCGCACAAAGCATGAGGTGTGGCACACAGGAGAACGGCGCTACCAGTGCATCTTCTGCTGGGATGCCTTCGCTACCTACTACAATCTCAAAACACACCAGAAGGCCATTCATGGCATTAATCCCAGCCTCATCTCCAGTGAAAAGACAGCTAATGGGGGTTATAAGCAGAAGGCTAACGCCCTCAAGCTCTACCGCCTTCTCCCCATGCGCTCCCAGAAGAGACCCTACAAGACCTACAGTGACAGTTTGCATAATTGCCTGCTTATGCCACCAACTGAAACATCTTCCGTGTCCCTGCCCGGCCTGGGCTGCGCTCTGGGACCTGAAGACCTACAAAGCCTCATCAGTGGGGCCCACCCTCAGAGTGTAAAGCCTGACCCAGATGCCTTCCCCGATGGATTCCCTGTTTCTGTGGCTGCTGAGCACGGGGACCTCTCCCCACTAACACCCCACCCCCAAACGGACATGCCCCAAGTTAGAAAACATGAGAGTGAGGCCCTAGAGTTAGAGCAGGGTAGAAGCAGTGGCAGCTTCAAAATGTCTAGTAGCGGCAAAACCAAAACTCCTAAGACTGGGAGTGGCACAGACACAAGCATGCCTTCTGTGATAACATATGGCCATACAAAACCCTCTGTCATAGTTCATGGAACAGCAGTGTCATCCTCTGTTATTGTGCATAGCAACCAAGTCTCCTCTGGAAGTGAAAAAAGCCCAGTGAACAGCTTGTCCCCTGAAACCAGCAACAGTCAGACGTCACATAAGGGCATTCCCAGATcaatcaaaaaacaaagagataGTGCAGACAACCATAAAAAGAGATCCAGAGACTGTTCAGATACAACAGAGGAGGGCTCAAGAGGTAGACATGACGCAGAGACAAGCAGATCATTTCACAAATCACGAAAGTCCCATGGCAAGAGCGAGCTCTCTAACTCAAAGCAGCTCTCAACATCCGTAGGGTCACAGGGCAAAGAGGCAGGGCCGCTGTGCCAGATTACTGTACGTATTGGTGAGGAAGCCATAGTAAAGCGCAGCATCTCTGAGACAGACCTTAGGAGAGACAAAGGCCTTTCCCCCCCAAAAACCAAGAGAAGTGAAACATCATCTGTGCGGGAGGCCAAGGAACTCCGTCACTCTCACTCCCACCATCACCATAAACACCGTGTCCACCACAGAGCCAGCCTGGAATCAGAGGCTGATGACAAAGAAGTAGattgtgaggaggaggaggaggaggaggaggaggaggaggaagaggaggaggaggttgtgAAAAAGAGCTCCAAATCCTCTGATGAAGTGAGGGAATACTACTTCCGTCGAGAGGTGCGTGAGCAAGAGAGTGACCATGACACGGAGGACAATTTATGGCGGCCTTACTATTCATACAAGCCTAAGAGAAAGGCCCAAGCACATCTGCAGAGGGTCAAGAGCTGGCAGAGGAAACTGAAGTACAAGCGCTCCATCCGGCtgaagaggagagcagagaggcttAAAAACCGTGTgaataaagagacagagaaatcacaagatgaggaagaggatgggAAGATTGATGAGGCTGAAAAACTGTCTAAAGCTAACAcggaaaagagagagggaaaaaagaaagattatcTCTGTGCCTCtttaaaggacaaaaacaaagaagcagaaaaacatgttaaggAGGCCTGTCATGAGGTTTCCACCCCTCCTCTGCACTCTCCAAAGCCTCCTCTGTCTACCTCAGTGGCTCCTACGGGAATAAAGAGGCGGCCATGGACTAATGGGAATGCAGCAGAGTGTGGTACATGTGGCCGCTGGTTCTCAAGCCCCAGGAAGCGAGACAAACACGAGCTGAGCCATCTGCTGGAGTTTGTATGTCTCTTCTGCCGAGCCACTTTCCCCTCAAGGGATAAATTGGAAGATCACCAGAGAGCCCAGCATCCCAAGCCTACTGAGTCACCCTCTGTGCCCCCTAAAGTAGCCCTTGGCGAACAAGTAGAAGGGGCCGGGGTCAAGTCTGTGCCGGAGATAGCAAagtatgatgaagaaaaaggGGGGCAACTGGGCTTACTAGGGAGAAATTCTAGTCCAAGTCGCCTAAGCAGAAGAGCATTATCACGGCACACCTGTCCACAGTGTCATAAGGTGTGCAAGACGTCTTCAGCACTAACCCGCCATATCCGACGCCATGAGTTAAGCAGTTccccagagagagaaaaggaagataAAGACTCAGagcaaaaaacaacagagacagTTGTTAAAACTGTTAGCAGAGaccaagagactgaaaatggaCAGGTTCCCAGtgctctctctgtttcagtTATCAGCTATTCAACACCAGACCCGCCCAGTGACTGTTTGGCATCACAGCAGCATGAGGACCATCTCAGTGAACCGACAGATGAACATCAGATGTCAGAATCCAGCGATAAACCTGAACCGACAGAGCTCACACATCCAGCTCCTGAGAGAGAGCCGAGCCCAAAAATTGCAGACCCTCCATCAGAAATCCCAGTTAACCTTACACCCACCAAACCCGAATTCACGCCTGCCGCGCCCTCTACTCTCCAGAGTGTGTTAGTCATGAATGGATCTGAATGTCTGGACTACCGCACCCCCAGCAAAAAGAACTTAGACAGCCAGATCCACAGAATACCCAGCCCTGTGCACATCGTGGCATCCACCAACACCTCTCCAAATATGCCCATGACATCACAGACCAGAATAACcactgctgctcctcctgtttCCATGACAACGGTTCCCAGCTCTGAGGGGGGATTCATGAAACGGGATGGGGTCATTatggacagagagaggcagggtGGCAGTGGTGTATTTCTGCATACAGGTTATGAGGAACCACCGCTGGTCCAAGATCTCAGAGTCCAGTCAATGTCCAGGAGCCCCTCTCCCAACGAAGCACAAGACCTGACCATGTCCTCTATACtagcgagagagagggagatagagaggcaaagagagaaagagagggagctcgagagacagagagaaagggagagggacAAAGAAATggcaaaagaaagagaaaaagagattgAGAGGGCTCAGCAGATGAGTAGAGTTGCACATGCCCCAGAGGACCAGATTGCTCTGTTGGTCCCCAAAGAGGAGCCCTTGAGCCCTGTGCCGTCCCCCCAGCATATCCCCACTCAAACCACTATGAATGGACCCTCCTCACACAGGCACACTCCTAAGTCCCCCTGCCGGTCCCCCACAGCTATTGGACTCGTAGCTCAAGCCAACCGTCAGGTTCACTCCAGTTCACAAGGACTCGACAGACTCACACTGCCCACTGGAGCAGCTGGTGTTGGTGACCGCCCCTCTGCCCATGCTCTGCTTCTCCCCCGAGCCCCTCAACCACCTGAGCCAGAGCACCAGGACATTGTTTCTTCCAGAGATCCCCAGCAGGGGGAGACCACCCCAGTGGGCTTCCCTGCCCAGGACTATCCCCTACCCCTCATCGTGCCAGACAGTTACCACTCTGGTAAGAAGCAGGAGGAAAACCTGCTCATGTCCTCCTATCCTGCTGCAGCTCATCCCTTCGGCCCGCTGGGAAAGGTCATGGTCCCTAACGGCGGGGACTTGGCCAAGCTGCCATTCTATCCAGACCCTTACCAGCTGCTCTATGGGCCTCAGCTTCTGGCCTACCCTTATAACCTGGCGGCTCTTCCTGTGGCTCTGAATATGATGGCACCTGGGGGAGACAAGGTAGAGCCTCTGCCCTTCCTCCCCGCCATCTTCAACTACGCCGCCACTGCTGGGCCTTACATGGGCGCAGCACCTCACCCCCTTGTGGCCAATCCCAGCctctacagcagcagcagcggcagcggcAAGAAGCAGcgagacagcagcagcagcaaaccaTAG